From a single Brassica napus cultivar Da-Ae chromosome C9, Da-Ae, whole genome shotgun sequence genomic region:
- the LOC106404337 gene encoding uncharacterized protein LOC106404337, which translates to MMLSDVSESVKASGEATVPSVLFRETEVLSAASSGPSKSIGKTGVSAGLNIGAKYKASVSSRDKGKAIVGKAITFRDVTFGPYDGKIQFRLIHFWEAWNVQMKVLIGLEMILIDEEENVIQGFIPNGRIETYLRHMKAGGTYRLNKFFGSKSKPIYRVAEPDVTISFSWNSVLYNLEDSSINFPEDRFRIHGYREFEAASDQRGDLYDYIGNIKLVNGQVLSDGPLLDETEIAASRRVEFHVQTHDDPVLKLYLWDKAAFQFCEKFKASVGTARVILVTTLNPKRFGGVLSLSSMASSRFSYYDIIISDLTFSTKLDSNLDVANRAAAKVAWFECAATIDDVVHGSEWYYIGCGVCHTKATKGPTTLMCKKCGKNEIDGVAQYLSKLSVYDQKDQAVFVVLGDAGEELTGKKAAELVERYYQANEDVGEDHIVLVPQAMIDTIGQTRKFIVKVSDHNLNGKSQTLTVTKVSSRSPRTRGRDRRER; encoded by the exons ATGATGTTATCCGATGTTTCCGAGTCAGTGAAAGCGAGCGGTGAAGCTACGGTTCCCTCCGTTCTG TTCCGTGAAACAGAAGTTCTCTCTGCGGCCTCCTCCGGTCCGAGCAAGTCAATCGGCAAAACCGGTGTTTCTGCCGGCCTCAACATCGGCGCTAAGTACAAAGCCTCTGTCTCTTCCCGCGATAAAGGCAAGGCTATCGTTGGGAAGGCGATTACCTTCAGAGACGTGACGTTCGGGCCATATGACGGCAAGATACAGTTTCGTCTGATCCACTTTTGGGAGGCTTGGAATGTTCAGATGAAGGTGCTTATTGGCCTCGAGATGATCCTCATCGATGAAGAG GAAAATGTTATCCAGGGTTTCATCCCTAATGGAAGGATTGAGACTTACTTGCGTCACATGAAGGCCGGTGGTACTTACCGACTCAACAAGTTTTTTGGATCAAAGAGCAAGCCTATTTATCGGGTAGCTGAACCAGATGTCACCATTAGCTTCTCATGGAACTCTGTCCTCTATAATCTCGAGGACAGTTCCATTAACTTCCCTGAGGATCGGTTCCGGATCCATGGTTACAGAGAATTCGAGGCTGCCTCTGATCAAAGAGGTGATCTTTATG ATTATATAGGCAATATCAAACTTGTGAATGGGCAGGTTCTCAGTGACGGTCCTCTTCTTGATGAAACAGAGATAGCTGCATCCCGCCGAGTTGAATTTCATGTTCAAACACATGA CGACCCCGTTCTGAAGTTGTACCTCTGGGACAAGGCTGCCTTCCAGTTCTGTGAGAAGTTCAAGGCGTCTGTAGGCACTGCCCGTGTTATCTTAGTGACCACCTTAAACCCGAAACGGTTTGGAG GAGTCCTCTCTCTATCTTCTATGGCGTCTTCACGG TTCAGTTATTACGATATCATAATTTCTGATTTGACTTTTTCCACTAAGCTGGACTCGAACTTAGATGTTGCCAACAGG GCAGCCGCTAAG GTTGCTTGGTTTGAGTGCGCAGCAACTATTGATGATGTTGTGCACGGTTCTGAGTGGTATTATATAGGCTGCGGTGTGTGCCATACCAAGGCGACCAAGGGACCTACAACCCTTATGTGTAAGAAATGTGGGAAGAATGAGATTGATGGTGTGGCGCA GTACCTGTCTAAACTCTCTGTTTATGACCAGAAGGATCAAGCCGTATTTGTTGTTCTTGGGGATGCTGGTGAGGAGTTGACTGGAAAGAAAGCTGCTGAGTTAGTTGAAAGATACTATCAG GCCAATGAGGATGTGGGAGAGGATCACATAGTTCTAGTGCCTCAAGCCATGATTGATACCATCGGGCAAACAAGGAAGTTCATTGTGAAGGTATCAGATCACAATTTGAATGGCAAATCCCAGACTTTAACTGTGACAAAGGTGTCCTCTCGAAGCCCCAGAACCCGTGGTCGAGACAGGAGAGAACGTTGA
- the LOC106387719 gene encoding protein REVEILLE 1: MASSPLTTNVQGAKTTEKQKIQFSDQEGNDYAPKVRKPYTITKERERWTDEEHNKFVEALKLHGRAWRKIEEHVGTKTAVQIRSHAQKFFSKVAKEASGGNGSSLEPIVIPPPRPKRKPSHPYPRKLGNEGDQASRSVSPSERDNGSPTSVLSTVGSEALGSSDSHSPNRSLSPVSSASPPAALLAATANAPEDLETLVNPSTKLELFPRESLVKEPTKQSLRLFGNTVLVSDSGVSSSLTTYCKSPIIQPLPRKLSRSETFPMVINPQKKLLSCWIQQVPPKQEEVENRCSDSEKAVQNEGSSTGSNTGSVDDTGHTDKSSEPHETMVCRWELKPSERSAFSELRRANSESNSRGFGPYKKRKMVIEAEQEQIRLCL; encoded by the exons ATGGCGTCGTCTCCGTTGACTACGAATGTTCAG GGTGCCAAAACTACAGAGAAGCAGAAGATACAATTCAGCGACCAAGAGGGAAATGACTATGCACCCAAG GTGAGGAAACCATACACGATAacaaaggaaagagagagatggACTGATGAAGAGCACAATAAGTTTGTTGAAGCATTGAAGCTACACGGGCGAGCATGGAGGAAAATAGAAG AACATGTGGGTACAAAGACTGCTGTTCAGATTCGAAGCCATGCTCAGAAGTTTTTCTCCAAG GTTGCTAAAGAAGCATCTGGAGGTAATGGGAGCTCGTTGGAGCCAATTGTGATACCACCTCCTCGTCCCAAGAGAAAACCATCACATCCTTACCCACGCAAGTTGGGGAACGAGGGAGATCAAGCAAGCAGATCAGTTTCTCCTTCAGAACGAGACAACGGATCTCCAACCTCTGTGTTGTCAACCGTTGGATCAGAAGCCTTGGGTTCCTCTGATTCACATTCACCTAATCGAAGCTTGTCCCCGGTTTCCTCTGCATCACCTCCTGCTGCTCTTCTCGCAGCTACTGCAAATGCACCTGAAGATCTTGAGACTCTGGTAAACCCATCTACGAAGCTGGAGTTGTTTCCAAGAGAGAGCTTGGTCAAGGAACCGACAAAGCAAAGCCTTAGACTCTTTGGTAACACAGTTTTGGTATCTGATTCAGGCGTGTCCTCTTCTCTAACAACGTATTGTAAGTCACCTATCATTCAGCCATTACCAAGGAAACTCTCCCGTTCCGAAACATTCCCCATGGTGATAAACCCACAAAAGAAACTCTTGAGCTGTTGGATACAACAAGTCCCTCCTAAGCAAGAAGAAGTGGAAAACAGATGCTCAGATTCAGAAAAGGCTGTTCAGAATGAAGGATCATCGACTGGATCAAACACTGGTTCGGTGGATGATACAGGACATACGGACAAGAGCTCAGAACCACATGAAACAATGGTGTGTAGGTGGGAGTTGAAACCAAGCGAGAGGTCTGCATTTTCGGAGCTCAGAAGAGCAAACTCTGAGTCTAATTCAAGAGGGTTTGGTCCATACAAGAAGAGAAAGATGGTTATAGAGGCAGAACAAGAACAGATACGCCTCTGCTTATAG